CTATGTATACGAAAGTTATCAGAGGTatgtttcaacaactttttttccCTGGTCAAAGTTCATGTAGGTACAAAGTCTCGGATACAAAAATAGTAAATTTTCTTTTGGTTGTTTGGTGCAAAAATAATGCACCTCAAAAGATCAGATAAGAAACCAAAAAATACATTTTTGTTTAACATGGAAGTATATAATGTTTAACCATTTAATCTCTATGTGCAAACAATAATAGTTATAGTTCGCTGAGTTTGTCGGTGAGTTTGGGCATTTGGCTTTGATTTctcttcctttctttttatttttgttccaCTTTTTGGATGCGAGCGATCCATTAATTAGGGCCTAGTTAATTAAATTGATCCATTGATTATATGCCATCAATTGCACGATATAATGTAGAAATGGGAGAAAAGCGCGACCGCCCGATCCCCATCTAGCGCTAGGCGGTGTGTTCGGATCTTTTACAAAAAAAGGTGTAGTTCGCCGAATGTAGCTTAATTTACACTTTTATGTAGTAACCATTATTAAGCAATAAAAGCTCATTTTAATTTTAGTGCACGTGTGCATGATGCTTGGTTGAACCATTTACGTTGTCCATATGGTTCCTGACCTTTGTGCATGCCGTGACGATTGCGGCAAAGTATAATTACGTCGGTTGCACAAGCGTGGGACGAAGCAAGGAATAAATCAATTCCAAATTGAGGGAGGAAGCAAGGAATCAAGCCGGTGTCGGGCACAACTTGTCATAAAAGCTTCTTCATTGACGCGATCCATCAGCTCAGGTCGATCTCCACGATCAAGGTAgcagagaagaggaaggagggagtgaGGAGTAGAAGCTAGATAGGAACAGGATGGACCCAGCGTTGCATAAGGCGGCGGTGCAAGGGAGCGTGGCAAGCCTGAGGAAGCTGGTGGCCGAGCGGCCCGGCATCCTTGGTTCCAAGACGCCCCATGGGAACACCGCGCTGCACATCGCGGCCGAAATCGGCCATGCCGGCTTCGCGGAGGAGGTCCTCGGTGCGGACTACAAGCTGCTCGCCACAAGGAACGCCGATGGCGACACGCCGCTGCACCTGGCGGCCAGGGTAGGTAAGGTGGACGTGGTGGAGCTGCTACTCAGCCGCGCCAGAGCATGGTCTGCAGAGCAGCCGCAGGACTCCCATGGGAGCGAGCAGGGGCCGGTGCTCATGGCCAACAAGGCCGGCGACACCCCGCTGCATGAGGCGGTGAAGCACGGCAGGAGCGCCGTGGCGCTCTTGCTGTTGGCCGCCCAGCCCAGCCTAGGCCACGCGCTCAACGTGAAGCAGCAGTCGCCGCTGCACATCGCCGCCGGGGAGGGCCTCACCGACGTTGTGGCCAAGATCATCGGCCAGCCCTGGGTCCACGAGAGGTTTGTCCCATCTGACTCCATGAGCAGCACCGCCTTGCACCAGGCCGTCCTCGGCGGCCACATCCGTAAGTAAATTACTACTCCctctaaagttagtataaagttaggtcatatattttggaacagagaggGCCATGTGTCCGGTCCTGTCATGTCCTGTGTCGTGTAATTACGACTAGTGGCTGGCGACGCAAGCAGGTGTGGTGGAGATGTTGCTTGACGCGACGCCGCATGAGCAGATCGGGCTGACGGACTCGTCCGAGAACAACGCGCTGCACTACGCGGCGCAGAAGAACAACGGCCGCATGGTGAAGCTGCTGCTGAACCGGAAGATGGACCTGGCCTACAAGCGCAACCGCGACCTGCAGTCGCCGCTGCACGTCGCCGCCTCCTACGGCTCGACGGAGGCCATGGTGGAGCTGCTGAAGCAGTGCCCTGACGTGGCGGAGATGGTGGACAGCAACGGCAGGACAGCTTTCCACGTCGCCGTCACCAGCGGCAAGGTGGACGCCCTCAAGTGCCTGCTCAAGCAAGTCCGCCCCGAGGAGATCGTCAATCGCGTCGACCACCAAGGCAACACGCCGCTGCACCTAGCCGCTGCGCTGTCGAGCATAAAGTCGGCGCTGCTCCTGCTCAAGGACCGCCGGGTCAGCCCCTGCGTCCTCAACCGGGACGGCCAGTCCGCGCGCAGTCTCATCGAGAAGCGCGCCACCACTGAGGAGTTGGACACCTACGAGATGTACCTGTGGAAGAAGCTCAAGAAGTCCGAGGGTTCCAGGTGCAAGAACgtgccgctgccgcctcctcccgCGTCTTACCGGTCGCGGCGTAGTCAGGGCCAGGCGGCTGGCCACGACGAGTTCAACGTCACAATGCTGGTGGCCACACTGATCGCCACTGTCAGCTTTGCCGCCACCTTCACCATGCCGGGGGGTTACAACCAGACCGAGGGCACGGCCATCCACGGCCACAAGGCGGCATTCAAGATCTTCGTCGTCACCAACACTGTCGCCATGTGCAGCTCCATCGTCGTCGTCTTCTGTCCAACCATGTGGGCATGGCGAGAGCGGGAGTGGGAGCGGAGCCCAGTCGAGCACAAGGTCTACCAGCTCAGCTGGAGCCGCAGGCTCATGTGGAGCCGCAGGCTCACAAATGTCGCCTTCCTCGCCATGCTCGCCTCCTTCATGACGGCCGTCTACATCACCGTTGCGCCCACCGCGAGGTGGCCTGCGTACCTTGTGATCGCCATCGTAGCCAGTACTCCCATTGTGGTGTTCCTCACCCTTTGGGAAGAGATGTAGGATTTTACGGAGATATGTTTACAATACCCAACACCCAATCGTCCGGCACCAACACATGGTAAATCGAACATTTTAGATAAAAAGTTTAGTGACGTGAGGATTTTGTAACTTTAGTTGACAAACATGATAGTGCCTAACACACGGCGCGCTAAAAAACAGTTTGCAATGCCGGAATCGCCAGCTTTTGCGCGGTCGCCGCAAAATAAAGCATGCCCGAGTCGTTTCAGCAGGCACATTATATTGCATCTTTGTTTTAACTACGATTCGACACATATTTGGCTCCGATAGTACAAATGTGCACACACAGACTGCTTCTACGATACAAAATGATGCACATAGTCTTCTCGTATGATAGATAGATAAACTACTACTACTCGTCATTCTCCGACTCGGACTCTGcctcggtgatgtccttctccgACGTCTGAGCATAGGCGTCAAAGAACCGCTCGTCGTTGGAGTCCGAGGACGACGCATTTCCTAGCGCGATGTTCAATTTGGCGACCGCCTTCCGCgttcgcttgtcctcgcgataggcggctcgctcctgcCTCCTCTTCGCCCTCCTCTCCGTGAAGAATTGTTGCTCGTTGATGACGTcttgcgggaagcgttggcgccacagctccatggcttcctcgtccatctcggccaggCTGAGACAGCGCTCCCGCCTCTGATTctcacgacgatcctcgtcggtgagaaGCCACGGGGGAGGCGCCAACTCTTGCGCTCGCTCCTGCGTCGCGACGTTCTGGAAGTTCATGTCCCAACGGGACCGCCGGAGGTGCCACGCCGTAGCGTCGTACGCGTGGGCGCCCTCCTTGACGAAGTCGAAGGTTCCGAGGCCGAGGCGCACGTCGCCCGACCGAATCTCGGTGGAGTAGGTGCCGGACGGATGGAcgtggacgccgcggtagcccgaagctccccggcggcgcggcggcatggtggcgcggtggtggcgtgTCGGTGGAGAGAAGAGAAAGCTGTAGAGGGAGTGAGAGAGCGCGGCAGAGGGCGCTGCAATTTTATAGGCGCGCCGGACACAGTGCGCCAAATCTAGCGCGCGAGCTGCCGCATTTTCACCGCGCGCGCAATAGCTTCCCGCGCGCTAGTTTCCTGCctccgctggagcgcgcgaaaacgTGCCGCGCACGCTAAATGCCAGTTTACCGCGCGCGCTTATTTTGgcgcggctgttgaagatgctctaacatCCTCCACCCTGGCCTTGAGCAGCTTTATCTCGGTGGCCGCCTTGTCGAGGTGCTGGTGCCGCTGCAGTACCACGCAGGATGGCGCAATGCGCCACCACCATGTCGACTTGTTGTCCAGATGGACAACAAACTCGACGCAGTCCTCCACGTCAAAGGCCAGGTCGCGGAGCTGCCTCACCCAGGTACGCACCACCTCATTCTTGGTGCGCTCCTTGTTGGCGATGTTGAGGAAAGACTGCATCATCTGGAACTCGGCGGTGATGAACACCAGGACGTGATGCACCTTCTCCTTGAGCCTCGCCTCCTCTTCTATCGCCGACTTGACCCTGCTCAATGTCCCTTCCACCACCGTCTTGGTCAGCCTAAGCGCAAACTCCGCCATTGTTTGTTTGTGCTCCCGGAAGCTCTCTTGCTCTCTCCACAGTAGGGTAGGGTGTTTGTTGTGTGGTTCACGGTAGCAACTCTGCACTCAGCCTGGACGTAGCGAGCGGGCTTTTGGGCCCGCTCGTGGACCGACCAGGACCGGACCGATCGGTCCCGGCCCGCTAGGAAAACTGGCCGGTCCGAGCTGGCAATTTCGGCCCGAAAATTGACCGGTCCGGTCCGGTCTTAGCTCGGTCCGGCTCGGAGGACCGACGGCCCAGCCCAATTAGAGATAATCAGGAGAGCCCATCAGGTCGTGTGTTCCCAGCCCAATATAGATCGTGGGTGTGTGCGTGACCTAAACGCATCTCGCATCCCGTTCGTGTGTGTGGCAGGACGCACCGCACCGCCGCCACTCCTTCCAGCTTCCTCCAGGATGCACCGCGTCGCCGCCGCTCCTTCCACCAGCGGACTGGACTAGCCACCAGCAGGAcgcgccgccggccgccgtgccTCTGCCTCGCGCCGCCGCTCCCTTGCGCGGCTGTTCCTCCCCTCTCCCCCGCGCGGCCGTGCCTCTTCGTCTCTCTCCCTCGCGCTGCCGTGCCGCCGCGCATCAGGTCCGtcttctccgtctccggccaccgtGCTGCTGCGCCGACTACCGCTCTGACAGCCTGGGCCTACATGGCAGTGACTGTACGTCGTCAGGACCGTGGGGACCGACGGACCGCACTGAGCTTTGCGTCtgccggtccggtccctgaaatCGGGACCGCTGCAGtgctcggtccggtccggaccggaccgccggcggccggtccaaacgacggctcggaccgggaccggaccggcccggaccgtgtccaccctgactcTGCACTGGAAATGGGTTTACGAGGAGAAAAACATCTGCAAGAAAAAACAGAGAAGGAAATGCTTTCGTCAGGAATCAACCTGTCTTTTCCATCCTTTGTGGCCACAAAGCTGCATTCACCATCAACGAGTAATGCTGGCTAGCTGTTTCTGTTGGAACCACAGCCCTCTCTCACTCtcggctagaggtagaagaagacaCAAGACACAAGAAATTCTGGGCTGGCGCACGAACGCCCCAAGGGCGCACGAACGTCCCAATCCTTTACTTC
Above is a window of Triticum aestivum cultivar Chinese Spring chromosome 6B, IWGSC CS RefSeq v2.1, whole genome shotgun sequence DNA encoding:
- the LOC123133092 gene encoding ankyrin repeat-containing protein At5g02620-like, with the translated sequence MDPALHKAAVQGSVASLRKLVAERPGILGSKTPHGNTALHIAAEIGHAGFAEEVLGADYKLLATRNADGDTPLHLAARVGKVDVVELLLSRARAWSAEQPQDSHGSEQGPVLMANKAGDTPLHEAVKHGRSAVALLLLAAQPSLGHALNVKQQSPLHIAAGEGLTDVVAKIIGQPWVHERFVPSDSMSSTALHQAVLGGHIRVVEMLLDATPHEQIGLTDSSENNALHYAAQKNNGRMVKLLLNRKMDLAYKRNRDLQSPLHVAASYGSTEAMVELLKQCPDVAEMVDSNGRTAFHVAVTSGKVDALKCLLKQVRPEEIVNRVDHQGNTPLHLAAALSSIKSALLLLKDRRVSPCVLNRDGQSARSLIEKRATTEELDTYEMYLWKKLKKSEGSRCKNVPLPPPPASYRSRRSQGQAAGHDEFNVTMLVATLIATVSFAATFTMPGGYNQTEGTAIHGHKAAFKIFVVTNTVAMCSSIVVVFCPTMWAWREREWERSPVEHKVYQLSWSRRLMWSRRLTNVAFLAMLASFMTAVYITVAPTARWPAYLVIAIVASTPIVVFLTLWEEM